AAAAAGACCATTGAGAGGATCGCTGAGATTTAAAGTAGATAAAGAACGCCATAATAAATAGCGTATCGCTAAAGCCAATAAAATAGACACCACCGCAATTCTTGACCAATTATGGGGTTGAGGTGAAATCTTAGTAATTCCTAAAGCAATCAGAAAAAACCCTAAAGCAGGAAAAAATAAGACTTTGCGTAACATCATTGGCGCTTCTAACCACACCGGGGGGTTATATTGCCATTCTCCCAAAAATAGCCCAATTAGTTTAAGATTATGCCAACCAGTAAACCCAAGAGTCAGGATGAGAGTTAGCAACAAGATTGCTATCAATAACACCAGAGTCACTCGTTGAGACTTGATTTGTCGAAAATATTGAGGTCTCATTAGCTAATCTCATTAAAAACTACTATCCTTATGTATAACAATCTTTGCTGAATATTAGCTGAAATTTAGCTAAAGCTTTTCTAAAGCGATCGCTTGATCAGAAAAATCTCTGTTAAAATAAGCGATCGATGCACTTAAATTACATATTCTCAAAAACCTTGTCTCGCGTGAAAACCTCTTTCCTATTCCCTATTCTCTAATATTGGATGATATCCCTCAACAACCTTCAACAACAACAATTAGACAATTGGATTGATTACGCTCGCGCTCAAGCTCAACAAGGAGTTATCCTAGAGTATATACCTTTACTCAACGCTGTTGACTCTAATGCTTTTGCTGTGTGTATCCTCACTAAAGAAGAGAAAATATTCTCTCAAGGAGATACCACAGCAATAGTTCCTCTGATGAGTGTAATTAAACCTTTTTTATTATTATATCTATTAGACTATTACGGAGCTGAAATTATTTTTCAACGAGTAGGTAAACAACCCTCTATTTATCCTTTTAATTCTCTACTGCAATTACGTCAAGATCAAGGTTTTCCTAGGAATCCGATGCTTAATAGTGGTGCAATGAGTTTAGCTGCTTTACTTCCTGGAAAAGATGGTTATACTCGTTGTGAAAATCTGCGTATCTGGTTAAATGATCAAGCCAATTGTAACCTAGAACTTGAACAATCTGTACTTGATTCGGTTAAATCTCTCCCTAATCAAAAAAATCAAGCACTGATTCAGGAGTTATTTAATCAAGGTTATATAATTGAGCCTTTTACTACTCTTGATACCTATAATCATATCTGTTGTTTAGCAGGAAATATCCTTGATTTCGCTAAACTAGGAATGCTTCTAATAGATAATAATCCTAACGAAGCGATCGTTAGAGAAGTAATGTTAAGTTGTGGACTCTATGAAGCTTCCCAAGATTTTCAAAATCAAATAGGATTACCTACTAAATCCGGAGTCAGTGGTATTGTCCTCTCTATTATACCCCAACAAGGAGCGATCGCCTGTTATAGTCCACCCCTAAATTTTCAGGGTAATTCCGTAGTCGGATTAGCCTTAATTAAGCTTATCGCCCAATATTTGCAAGGATAGATAATTATGGCGCAAATTCCTTCCCTATCTCTAGAAATACCTAACTCAATGTATCTAAGTAATGGTACTAGATTAGGTTGGTTAATTAACCCCCAACAAAGACTTGTAGAGATTTGTAGATAATCCCAGGTCAACTTTCAGAAGAAGATGGTCTTACCCGGATTTATCCTTTGTTTGACTCGAATTATAAACTAAAGCCCAGTTGATTTGACTGAGAATACCCCTAAGAGTAGTTACTTCTTCTTTGGTTAATTGTGCTTTAGCATACAGACGCTTTATTTTTGCCATTCTCGCACTAGCTGTATGGGGATAGAGATAACCTATATTTAATAATAATTGCTCTAATTGCTGATAATATCCCTCTAGTGCATCTAAACTGGCTAAATCCTCCCTAACCACGGTATCGTTAACAGATACTTTTTCCACTAATTGGGATAACTCATAAGCGCAAATAGCTACCGCTTGGGCTAAATTTAAAGAAGGATACTCAGGGTTAGTGGGAATATAAACATATCTTTGCGCATAATTAAGCTCTTCGTTGCTTAAACCTCGATCTTCAGGACCAAAAATTAAAGCAGTCTGAAGATTGGCTGAGATTAACCAGGGTAAAGCTTCCCGAGGTGATTCTAATAATAAACCTCCCGTACGTATTCTAGCAGTAGTGGCGATCGCCCTTTGACATCCCTGTAAAGCTTCAGCTAAATCATCCACTTGTTGTGCGTTGGTTAAAACATCTTCGGCGTGTACCGCCATTTGACGCGCTTCTGCTCCTAAAGGGTTACAATGGGGTTTAACTAACACTAATTGTGTTAAGCCTAAATTTTTCATTACCCGCGCTACTGAACCAACATTCAGTGGTCCTGCGGGTTCGACTAAAATAATTTTCAGGTTATTAAGTAATTTATTATTCATGAGGGAGAGGGAAAAATACTTGCAATTTTAGTAAATCTTGTTTATAATAATAAAGGTTCAATAGCCAGCGGACGTGGCGGAATTGGTAGACGCGCTAGATTTAGGTTCTAGTATCTCTGATGTGAGAGTTCGAGTCTCTCCGTCCGCACTAAGCAAAGTAGGGGTAGTTAACAAGACACCCCTATTTTTGTGCTCAAAAAGAAGAACGAAAATTGGTGACAAAAGATCTTACAGCATCAGGTAAATCAATTAGCTGTTGCCAAAGTTTCTGTGGTTCAATACCGAAGAATAGCTGTAAAAATAAAACGAGCAAAGCTATAGAAATAGCTGTGTTGAAGCTAGCTTTAATAACTTTTACCAGCCAATTGAAGACCAAATAGGTAATAATAATTGCCCCAATTAAGATAAGTAAATCCATTCTAAGAATAGCAAAGTGTTTGACTAATTTTGAGTACTTCTGCTCTTGCCCATTGATCTATTCTGAGAATATCATCGAGACTAGGAGTAGGAGAGTTATCCTGTTGATGGCGATCGCAGACGGTCTCAATTAAACGAG
This genomic window from Gloeocapsa sp. DLM2.Bin57 contains:
- a CDS encoding RNA methyltransferase; the protein is MNNKLLNNLKIILVEPAGPLNVGSVARVMKNLGLTQLVLVKPHCNPLGAEARQMAVHAEDVLTNAQQVDDLAEALQGCQRAIATTARIRTGGLLLESPREALPWLISANLQTALIFGPEDRGLSNEELNYAQRYVYIPTNPEYPSLNLAQAVAICAYELSQLVEKVSVNDTVVREDLASLDALEGYYQQLEQLLLNIGYLYPHTASARMAKIKRLYAKAQLTKEEVTTLRGILSQINWALVYNSSQTKDKSG
- a CDS encoding glutaminase A, which codes for MISLNNLQQQQLDNWIDYARAQAQQGVILEYIPLLNAVDSNAFAVCILTKEEKIFSQGDTTAIVPLMSVIKPFLLLYLLDYYGAEIIFQRVGKQPSIYPFNSLLQLRQDQGFPRNPMLNSGAMSLAALLPGKDGYTRCENLRIWLNDQANCNLELEQSVLDSVKSLPNQKNQALIQELFNQGYIIEPFTTLDTYNHICCLAGNILDFAKLGMLLIDNNPNEAIVREVMLSCGLYEASQDFQNQIGLPTKSGVSGIVLSIIPQQGAIACYSPPLNFQGNSVVGLALIKLIAQYLQG